One part of the Prunus persica cultivar Lovell chromosome G5, Prunus_persica_NCBIv2, whole genome shotgun sequence genome encodes these proteins:
- the LOC18775664 gene encoding zinc finger CCCH domain-containing protein 43 isoform X2, which yields MLPAAAVAARLLLPVSVSVVYVIYKYWRSGRQTESWVPPNRGNNDDVTPNSGNNGVVPPNSVVRPKSCKNDVVPSDGDLAVVEEILKNDPVFFDKIRTLDPAVLDELLKIDPVALDELLRIDPAVLRDSAELDPAIIDAISELSEKEEGDEEADWSCSRPVTESSLVIGVPTNSGNNDVVPSNSGNNDVVPPNSGNNDVVPCPELSDRDLAILEEILKDDPVLLYEIRTHDPAVINELRKFDPAVLREMVLDSAEVDPTIIDAIRKLCLKRKEEDKQEAKGSCSGRETESENENGNETQSQERDEEISRSRHYPLRPEAADCSYYLKTGTCKFRSNCKFNHPRTTTKNNQDHFWSGGRKDGRDGSFNPRSREPFAAPFVENFMGLPIRPGERDCPYYMRNLSCGYGLSCRFNHPDPTPAGESDPPSGYGNGEPASLQGASSSTAARWSAPRSLNNAPLIIPPSQGIPSRNTEHNGYQQQVEELPQRPGQPVCIYFSTTGDCKFKSNCKYHHPKNQTAVSPSCALNDKGLPLRPGQNICTQYSSYGICNSGPACKFDHPSL from the exons ATGTTGCCAGCTGCAGCTGTAGCTGCACGTCTCCTACTACCAGTGTCAGTGTCAGTGGTTTACGTAATTTATAAGTATTGGAGATCTGGACGGCAAACAGAGAGCTGGGTTCCCCCAAATCGCGGTAACAACGACGATGTTACCCCAAACTCCGGTAACAACGGCGTCGTTCCCCCAAATTCCGTCGTTCGCCCGAAGTCCTGTAAGAACGACGTCGTTCCCTCTGATGGCGATCTTGCCGTCGTTGAAGAGATTCTGAAAAATGACCCTGTCTTCTTTGATAAGATTCGGACACTCGACCCCGCCGTCCTTGATGAGCTTCTGAAAATCGACCCCGTCGCCCTTGATGAGCTTCTGAGAATCGACCCCGCCGTCCTCCGCGACTCTGCTGAATTGGATCCTGCCATCATCGATGCGATTTCTGAACTGTCTGAGAAAGAGGAAGGTGACGAGGAGGCCGACTGGAGTTGTAGTCGGCCAGTAACTGAGAGCTCTCTAGTCATCGGGGTTCCCACAAATTCCGGTAACAACGACGTCGTTCCCTCAAATTCCGGTAACAACGACGTCGTTCCCCCAAATTCCGGTAACAACGACGTCGTTCCCTGTCCTGAACTGTCTGATCGCGATCTTGCCATCCTTGAAGAGATTCTGAAAGATGACCCTGTCCTCCTTTATGAGATTCGGACACACGACCCCGCCGTTATTAATGAGCTTCGGAAATTCGATCCCGCCGTCCTCCGTGAGATGGTGTTGGACTCTGCTGAGGTGGATCCTACCATCATTGATGCGATTCGTAAATTGTGTTTGAAACGAAAGGAGGAAGATAAACAAGAGGCTAAGGGGAGTTGTAGTGGCCGAGAAACTGAAAGCGAAAACGAAAATGGAAACGAGACACAGAGCCAAGAGAGGGATGAGGAAATAAGCAGAAGCCGTCATTACCCATTGAGGCCTGAAGCTGCAGACTGTTCGTATTATCTAAAGACTGGGACTTGTAAGTTTAGGTCCAATTGCAAGTTTAATCACCCTCGCACAACAACGAAAAACAATCAG GATCACTTCTGGTCAGGAGGACGTAAAGACGGAAGAGATGGTAGTTTCAACCCCAGAAGTAGGGAACCTTTTGCAGCTCCATTTGTAGAAAACTTTATGGGCCTGCCAATTCGTCCG GGGGAGAGAGACTGTCCCTACTATATGCGAAATCTCTCCTGCGGGTATGGTTTAAGCTGTAGGTTTAATCACCCTGATCCTACACCTGCAGGAGAATCTGACCCCCCATCTGGATATGGTAATGGGGAACCTGCATCATTGCAAGGTGCATCGTCATCAACAGCAGCACGATGGTCTGCACCAAGATCATTGAACAATGCTCCACTTATAATTCCACCATCTCAAGGGATTCCTTCCAGAAATACAGAACACAATGGTTATCAG CAGCAAGTTGAAGAGCTCCCACAACGACCTGGGCAACCTGTATGCATTTACTTCTCAACAACAGGGGATTGTAAGTTTAAAtctaattgcaaatatcaccATCCCAAAAATCAGACTGCAGTGTCCCCCTCATGTGCACTGAATGACAAGGGCCTGCCTTTGAGACCA GGTCAGAACATCTGCACACAATACAGTAGCTATGGCATTTGCAATTCTGGGCCAGCTTGTAAATTTGACCATCCGTCATTATGA
- the LOC18777899 gene encoding uncharacterized protein LOC18777899 isoform X1, whose translation MASQDKGRPLPKFGEWDVNNPASAEGFTVIFNKARDEKKTSAAQVKMVTPRKTDGSLRRNGTGYNTVNEHYPKYPPSKKRWFCCG comes from the exons ATGGCTTCG CAGGATAAAGGTCGGCCATTACCTAAATTTGGGGAGTGGGATGTAAATAACCCAGCTTCAGCTGAAGGATTTACTGTCATATTCAACAAGGCCAGAGATGAAAAGAAGACCAGTGCAGCTCAAGTGAAGATGGTCACCCCACGAAAAACTGACGGCAGCCTACGAAGAAATGGTACTGGATACAACACTGTCAATGAGCATTATCCCAAATATCCTCCCTCAAAG AAGAGATGGTTTTGCTGTGGTTGA
- the LOC18777899 gene encoding uncharacterized protein LOC18777899 isoform X2: protein MASDKGRPLPKFGEWDVNNPASAEGFTVIFNKARDEKKTSAAQVKMVTPRKTDGSLRRNGTGYNTVNEHYPKYPPSKKRWFCCG, encoded by the exons ATGGCTTCG GATAAAGGTCGGCCATTACCTAAATTTGGGGAGTGGGATGTAAATAACCCAGCTTCAGCTGAAGGATTTACTGTCATATTCAACAAGGCCAGAGATGAAAAGAAGACCAGTGCAGCTCAAGTGAAGATGGTCACCCCACGAAAAACTGACGGCAGCCTACGAAGAAATGGTACTGGATACAACACTGTCAATGAGCATTATCCCAAATATCCTCCCTCAAAG AAGAGATGGTTTTGCTGTGGTTGA
- the LOC18775664 gene encoding zinc finger CCCH domain-containing protein 43 isoform X1 — translation MLPAAAVAARLLLPVSVSVVYVIYKYWRSGRQTESWVPPNRGNNDDVTPNSGNNGVVPPNSVVRPKSCKNDVVPSDGDLAVVEEILKNDPVFFDKIRTLDPAVLDELLKIDPVALDELLRIDPAVLRDSAELDPAIIDAISELSEKEEGDEEADWSCSRPVTESSLVIGVPTNSGNNDVVPSNSGNNDVVPPNSGNNDVVPCPELSDRDLAILEEILKDDPVLLYEIRTHDPAVINELRKFDPAVLREMVLDSAEVDPTIIDAIRKLCLKRKEEDKQEAKGSCSGRETESENENGNETQSQERDEEISRSRHYPLRPEAADCSYYLKTGTCKFRSNCKFNHPRTTTKNNQDHFWSGGRKDGRDGSFNPRSREPFAAPFVENFMGLPIRPGERDCPYYMRNLSCGYGLSCRFNHPDPTPAGESDPPSGYGNGEPASLQGASSSTAARWSAPRSLNNAPLIIPPSQGIPSRNTEHNGYQQQQVEELPQRPGQPVCIYFSTTGDCKFKSNCKYHHPKNQTAVSPSCALNDKGLPLRPGQNICTQYSSYGICNSGPACKFDHPSL, via the exons ATGTTGCCAGCTGCAGCTGTAGCTGCACGTCTCCTACTACCAGTGTCAGTGTCAGTGGTTTACGTAATTTATAAGTATTGGAGATCTGGACGGCAAACAGAGAGCTGGGTTCCCCCAAATCGCGGTAACAACGACGATGTTACCCCAAACTCCGGTAACAACGGCGTCGTTCCCCCAAATTCCGTCGTTCGCCCGAAGTCCTGTAAGAACGACGTCGTTCCCTCTGATGGCGATCTTGCCGTCGTTGAAGAGATTCTGAAAAATGACCCTGTCTTCTTTGATAAGATTCGGACACTCGACCCCGCCGTCCTTGATGAGCTTCTGAAAATCGACCCCGTCGCCCTTGATGAGCTTCTGAGAATCGACCCCGCCGTCCTCCGCGACTCTGCTGAATTGGATCCTGCCATCATCGATGCGATTTCTGAACTGTCTGAGAAAGAGGAAGGTGACGAGGAGGCCGACTGGAGTTGTAGTCGGCCAGTAACTGAGAGCTCTCTAGTCATCGGGGTTCCCACAAATTCCGGTAACAACGACGTCGTTCCCTCAAATTCCGGTAACAACGACGTCGTTCCCCCAAATTCCGGTAACAACGACGTCGTTCCCTGTCCTGAACTGTCTGATCGCGATCTTGCCATCCTTGAAGAGATTCTGAAAGATGACCCTGTCCTCCTTTATGAGATTCGGACACACGACCCCGCCGTTATTAATGAGCTTCGGAAATTCGATCCCGCCGTCCTCCGTGAGATGGTGTTGGACTCTGCTGAGGTGGATCCTACCATCATTGATGCGATTCGTAAATTGTGTTTGAAACGAAAGGAGGAAGATAAACAAGAGGCTAAGGGGAGTTGTAGTGGCCGAGAAACTGAAAGCGAAAACGAAAATGGAAACGAGACACAGAGCCAAGAGAGGGATGAGGAAATAAGCAGAAGCCGTCATTACCCATTGAGGCCTGAAGCTGCAGACTGTTCGTATTATCTAAAGACTGGGACTTGTAAGTTTAGGTCCAATTGCAAGTTTAATCACCCTCGCACAACAACGAAAAACAATCAG GATCACTTCTGGTCAGGAGGACGTAAAGACGGAAGAGATGGTAGTTTCAACCCCAGAAGTAGGGAACCTTTTGCAGCTCCATTTGTAGAAAACTTTATGGGCCTGCCAATTCGTCCG GGGGAGAGAGACTGTCCCTACTATATGCGAAATCTCTCCTGCGGGTATGGTTTAAGCTGTAGGTTTAATCACCCTGATCCTACACCTGCAGGAGAATCTGACCCCCCATCTGGATATGGTAATGGGGAACCTGCATCATTGCAAGGTGCATCGTCATCAACAGCAGCACGATGGTCTGCACCAAGATCATTGAACAATGCTCCACTTATAATTCCACCATCTCAAGGGATTCCTTCCAGAAATACAGAACACAATGGTTATCAG CAGCAGCAAGTTGAAGAGCTCCCACAACGACCTGGGCAACCTGTATGCATTTACTTCTCAACAACAGGGGATTGTAAGTTTAAAtctaattgcaaatatcaccATCCCAAAAATCAGACTGCAGTGTCCCCCTCATGTGCACTGAATGACAAGGGCCTGCCTTTGAGACCA GGTCAGAACATCTGCACACAATACAGTAGCTATGGCATTTGCAATTCTGGGCCAGCTTGTAAATTTGACCATCCGTCATTATGA